A single region of the Solwaraspora sp. WMMD406 genome encodes:
- a CDS encoding sigma-70 family RNA polymerase sigma factor, producing MYAVASGWQAEAVRPGAIGGGSPASRATQRWQTIDGRAAERDDEPVTPRTAGPRHQAGTAESSHGDELVRTLYDEHARPLLGFVLRLTGGDRQRAEDIVQETLLRAWRNAHRLGAQGQASLRPWLVTVARRIAIDDHRSEKARPTEEYDRDLESFAEADGTDQVLRQMTVTDALRTLSQPHREILVETYFRGRTVPEAAQELGLPLGTAKSRVYYALRALRTALQQRGVTE from the coding sequence ATGTACGCGGTCGCGAGCGGCTGGCAGGCTGAGGCGGTCCGACCGGGCGCGATCGGCGGAGGCTCGCCCGCCAGCCGAGCCACGCAACGTTGGCAGACGATCGACGGGAGGGCGGCCGAACGCGATGATGAGCCGGTGACGCCACGGACGGCAGGTCCCCGCCACCAGGCCGGGACCGCCGAATCCAGCCATGGGGACGAACTCGTCCGCACGCTCTACGACGAGCACGCCCGGCCGTTGCTGGGATTCGTGCTCCGGCTCACCGGGGGGGACCGGCAACGAGCCGAGGACATCGTCCAGGAGACCCTGCTGCGGGCGTGGCGTAACGCGCACCGCCTCGGTGCCCAGGGGCAGGCGTCGCTCCGTCCCTGGTTGGTCACCGTGGCCCGGCGGATCGCCATCGACGATCACCGCAGCGAGAAGGCACGGCCGACCGAGGAGTACGACCGGGATCTGGAGAGCTTCGCGGAAGCCGACGGCACGGACCAGGTGCTTCGTCAGATGACGGTCACCGACGCGCTGCGGACGCTGAGTCAGCCACATCGGGAGATCCTCGTCGAGACCTACTTCCGTGGACGCACGGTACCGGAGGCCGCACAGGAGTTGGGGCTGCCGCTGGGCACCGCGAAGTCGCGGGTCTACTACGCGCTACGAGCGCTGCGGACGGCGCTGCAACAGCGGGGGGTTACAGAATGA